The Fructilactobacillus ixorae genome has a window encoding:
- a CDS encoding DUF3290 family protein, translating to MNLYSYQYLIHNFSIVNYLYLGLIIFVAAFILITGYIYYRNQNDFRFRNLFILVSLVGALVIALQAGRINEQRSSDSQTGQTVQILKSIAKQKHVPINQVYSSSNALSDGMTIKVGKHFYVLNFNNDKTNYSMKETRLVSHPKYITKGQFKFGGGDNNGVDYGTIALKFIVGFIMIVLQINLSGKGNLAPSNALDQLQNYILGGIIGGVIYNSQITVLQFVAILLIWSVIVFAIKFFTSQSNILDSIVNGTPQVLIQDGKVNVRRALKNGINANELSFKLRTDGINDISNVKTATLEQNGQLTATTYNDDSVNYPIITDGQIDLTTLKHLKLTTDDVNKLLKDQHVTLKNVYLGQFENGKLNLVLYPQNERITSKFKP from the coding sequence TGGCCGCCTTCATTCTCATCACTGGGTACATCTACTACCGTAACCAAAATGACTTCCGGTTCCGGAACCTGTTCATCCTGGTGTCGCTCGTCGGTGCCCTCGTAATCGCGCTCCAAGCCGGACGGATCAACGAACAGCGCAGTAGTGACAGTCAAACTGGTCAGACCGTGCAGATCCTAAAGAGCATCGCCAAGCAAAAGCACGTCCCGATTAACCAGGTCTACTCTAGTAGTAATGCGCTAAGCGATGGGATGACCATCAAGGTCGGTAAGCACTTCTACGTGTTAAACTTTAATAACGATAAAACCAACTATAGTATGAAAGAAACTCGCCTCGTTAGTCACCCGAAGTACATCACGAAGGGCCAGTTTAAATTCGGGGGCGGAGATAACAACGGTGTCGATTACGGCACGATTGCCCTGAAGTTCATCGTCGGGTTCATCATGATTGTGTTACAAATCAACCTCTCCGGGAAGGGAAACCTCGCGCCGTCTAACGCCCTGGATCAACTACAAAACTACATTCTCGGGGGAATCATTGGTGGGGTCATCTACAACTCACAGATTACGGTGCTCCAATTCGTCGCCATCCTCTTAATCTGGTCGGTCATCGTCTTTGCGATTAAGTTCTTTACCAGCCAGAGTAACATCCTCGACAGCATCGTCAACGGGACGCCCCAGGTTCTCATTCAAGACGGGAAGGTGAACGTCCGGCGCGCCCTAAAAAATGGCATCAACGCCAACGAACTGTCGTTTAAACTCCGGACCGACGGCATTAATGACATTAGTAACGTGAAAACCGCAACGTTGGAACAAAATGGTCAGTTGACGGCTACCACCTACAATGACGATAGCGTGAACTACCCGATTATCACCGATGGTCAAATTGATCTGACGACCTTGAAACACCTCAAGCTAACTACGGATGACGTTAACAAGCTGTTAAAAGACCAGCACGTCACGTTAAAAAACGTGTACCTGGGACAGTTTGAAAACGGGAAGTTAAACCTCGTTCTCTACCCACAAAACGAACGCATTACCAGCAAATTTAAACCCTAA
- a CDS encoding VIT1/CCC1 transporter family protein produces the protein MANQAKMSLAQKINVLRASVMGANDGILSIAGIVLGVAGASTSNWAILISGLAGMLAGTVSMSMGEYVSVNSQKDSERQAITTVRTALQTNYQAEFDYVEHKYRQTGMNATLAHQATSEMMADDPLTTVVRERYSFDPSKFTSPYAAAVASLISFPLGSLLPLISIFVGPARWHILTTFSAVIIALAITGYLAAILSKANRVRAVLRNVISGIVTMSVTYLIGALVGLVA, from the coding sequence ATGGCTAACCAAGCAAAAATGTCGCTTGCCCAAAAAATCAACGTCTTACGGGCGAGTGTGATGGGCGCTAACGATGGCATCCTCTCGATTGCCGGGATCGTTCTCGGGGTCGCCGGCGCTTCCACCAGTAACTGGGCCATCCTGATTTCCGGGCTGGCCGGGATGCTCGCTGGAACCGTCTCGATGTCAATGGGTGAATACGTTTCCGTCAACAGCCAAAAAGATTCGGAACGCCAGGCCATTACGACCGTGCGCACCGCGCTGCAAACGAACTACCAAGCCGAATTCGATTACGTCGAACATAAATACCGCCAAACCGGAATGAACGCTACCCTTGCCCACCAAGCGACCAGCGAAATGATGGCTGATGATCCGCTGACCACCGTGGTCCGGGAACGCTATTCCTTTGACCCAAGCAAGTTCACGAGCCCCTACGCGGCCGCCGTGGCCTCCCTGATCTCCTTTCCCCTGGGTTCCTTGCTACCCCTGATCTCCATCTTTGTGGGACCCGCCCGTTGGCACATTTTGACCACCTTTAGCGCGGTCATCATCGCCCTTGCCATCACCGGCTACCTGGCTGCCATTCTGAGTAAGGCGAACCGGGTTCGGGCCGTGCTCCGCAACGTCATTTCAGGCATTGTCACCATGTCCGTCACCTACCTAATCGGCGCCCTCGTTGGACTCGTCGCCTAA
- a CDS encoding VIT1/CCC1 transporter family protein, with product MKHPVKAKSKQSMDEKLNNLRAGVLGSNDGILTVVGVLFSVGVATTNPFTIFIAGLSDLLACAFSMAGGEYASVSSQRDTEESAVAAEQRLLTTDYAGQRQDVIDYYQSRGISATTAQEIADDLLQKNPLQTLVAVKYDLQLGKYMNPWSAAGSSLVSAAAGGTLPLLAMTMLPQELKWSGTIVAVIIAVALTGFCSAKLGNGLVKIAIIRNVIVGILTMFIHYFVGIMLDHFI from the coding sequence ATGAAGCACCCAGTAAAAGCAAAATCCAAGCAATCGATGGACGAAAAGTTAAATAACCTGCGGGCGGGCGTCCTCGGCTCCAACGACGGGATTTTAACCGTCGTCGGCGTGCTGTTCTCCGTCGGCGTGGCCACCACCAATCCCTTTACCATTTTCATCGCGGGGCTGTCCGACCTGCTCGCCTGTGCCTTCTCGATGGCCGGTGGGGAGTACGCCTCCGTTAGTTCCCAGCGTGACACCGAGGAATCCGCGGTGGCCGCAGAACAACGCCTGCTAACGACTGACTACGCTGGTCAACGCCAGGACGTGATTGACTACTACCAAAGTCGGGGCATTTCCGCCACAACGGCCCAGGAAATCGCCGATGACCTGTTACAAAAGAACCCCTTGCAAACGCTCGTCGCCGTTAAGTATGACCTTCAGCTCGGAAAGTACATGAATCCCTGGTCGGCCGCCGGTTCCTCGCTGGTTTCAGCTGCCGCAGGGGGCACCCTCCCGCTACTTGCCATGACCATGTTACCCCAGGAGCTCAAATGGAGTGGGACAATCGTTGCCGTCATCATCGCAGTGGCTCTGACCGGTTTTTGCAGTGCTAAACTTGGGAACGGACTAGTGAAGATTGCCATCATTCGAAACGTGATCGTCGGGATCCTCACGATGTTCATTCACTACTTCGTCGGAATCATGCTCGATCACTTTATCTAA